A region from the Vanessa tameamea isolate UH-Manoa-2023 chromosome 3, ilVanTame1 primary haplotype, whole genome shotgun sequence genome encodes:
- the LOC113397552 gene encoding protein lava lamp-like isoform X1: MSESTNINKNPGQDKKIDVSDSDLAAPSEVSSIAGSVTQNKHSISSERQIKFERAQKCLENAALVSKRIKEHRKATAELLGRPFEEDVGDTASEVATTISEKTSYSVATDTSTAMSVQDALNIPGISESLANTLKQKEILMERIKQYKEISKRPMKKVVPTSRRDSITDTLDVKKDSNSTDITKLSNLIKEKDNSLSIMQVKIKAMETTILDLQEKITEKDQIIEAKNKATTLMSDSLSKKEKDTTNLLEDTKQQMIKMQNNFIAMETEWKEEKLKLMNEIDEKNDKIKNLEEANTILENSRFDISVAHSKLAEELDSKIKEINELQDKIKQLEDFSTTEVKEDQKDSEEEKGALEISNMEELTKKIELLEQINCELRHANKEFESQLALINQETKTNISPSKKGSPLPVRKGGRNAASKMKSPWSHLSAEPMQQEQDKKGKSDKPKLDMILQSLNKDILQKEYLISEKNALISELQFENNKKGEMISELQSLIDKQKEKEMIDIGIFVDLQQPIKKDGDGDTETTSTNVKDLENKLIDAQNQIATLSDEIDVANKNMIKVKSNFKLKLKQMQKTIENFSKVSDANGEIVKLNEEIHQLTQKVAELEEEKGNLQLHLVDYDSGRLTESDVYKKLVETENLAEARLKSISLLETQKFDLVQELHSLQQKNLEMEDKLADISFIQNEQVCSEMKSVQLEEQIDQLQASKKELDLIIDNLKLDKEQLNGSIKILQEEKEELIQKLDNYIQENIELSDKLEKLSAEKVSSAESIEIVESLTTQEKLELEEYNKSLQTEKKIEDGNSENYISQSHEQKEKLMEESIELKNKIELFTSERQEVMEKMNNLSLENESLNKDIRELKDQCDSLRNCVHNLDDEKNKLISLNDELNQQIDELKHEKSEILRETAEAVKPLSVEDVIDGSVGETIHQDDKIIGDKGASRMKSVKQLTKEILKLKNTIKEREDEIGDCQMKILSLEEQQEKHNEILQNIAAKEKTINRLTDENNQLKKEIENLSNENKAEHNLHLTQTHELLQSEIQKVHQEYNAALNARDSRIHELENILLEYEKQVINYSNTLQQKDKEMSEYINQITKLNDLSQKLKSTVDLLEDEKAKDQNSEHIKSLNKQISLYQKTLSDYEEKLRTLEEEKVQLLSLKSKLENKSSNLELEIQKLQELLKEKQNLIKDTQVQQQKQVDELSTVLLQAKERDEEIHEIKLQLRKESIENEKLHNIVVQKSNEINELTKLYDNAKDKLNSVSLDKNEQLSAVEVKNKELMEKLKKFAINIKKKSAMYSELENQYHETQKQLQNKTEHYEQLLIQVETIPALQEKLKHAEEEFNRLQSQKILLEQKSQEILHLQSQIENLRKNHANDVETITKLNESLDLINKDLYFARDENNKFTVQIESLNNKIVEFEIDQKNNANLLTKLSCLEADINQKLEQITALSSQVENLNEKLTQVQFGHDAKVQERDMYIESLQSEIDKYKNRIYRLEESISTMENGRQSLERKADNLDIQLHEKQKAYSEYRNQEDELVTRLAVLIDNDRVVEKQLKEIESENKELHFKMQNLNDEYQNIQKLYTVLQNRYSILEMKASKVDTIETDISTYQSNIRELESNIKRITNEHNTLLGQKKRDIEELESEFNTQIENAIKEKKQLSEKYEKINDHVCKLESKLNEYKSTIERQNINLNEIALENQMLVEKSAHKDKEISPDYTEQYISEINKINSMLNCKNQEIIELSNKVQHLQAQHLSQISELENKNTELVKKIEDANSQINNLIKDINLLKENNDHLNNLLTQKDEQIKQIMDNKKLFFEMNIPKTEGMTISSTIEAMDNESKPVDILSLQSQIISDAELLQPDMQLVVKTVSENIQTNPRKTRSISEGVTEEVIVPKKSYLCYKEDDVKEENDPFNSEEGWGLESTEESDVITPGSSQLYQQIQQLNETNNKLKQEVETSNTKLLKALKKLKELKVTNDMLSKELQLTKKISQSSMLDMTIENELSNNVEELEKKVQELNTDLNKEKLEKEALKKQNEVFKNANDRLLEMKEKMDNELEMWKFHFKQVNDKFSSLQWEGDGKDSSPNPQSVSNQRIFKETKVNDELLKLEKENDELQLIIDNINSQNKELSTQQEQLKGEINILTQKLHQKSTLTCDNCHNVNEYNKELTAQKELLESELNYHKQQLEERKLCTDCEKLKLHIDELNDKCKKLEENKATLNENLQKIENQYGELLTQNDHLKEIVEENQFTYKMCENELLDKNRLLIEEVQSLKLLENEATSKITSLNAELDNIKLQMTQSPEKLHVQNKHEVNAFELAEKYSTLEEHCLNLKQNLDEAGKKNCDLEQENKSLSEKAIDCEKQLSDLNAKLQNLNSENDQLLSTVTELRSSISSAMDQRGFEIAELWKQHLGQRESEFQQIECDLRTQLTAAEAKYEQLLENVQSSSQEETNKIVLSEQISSLQNKLQEKEEQLRSLQLKYAEVINELDMLRSEMEDEKLIHENKILVQQEEYEKMLQELNNKNQLRCDDYESTLKNLRTELDATASVNVNLNQQIEEIRNVYENKLVDLSKQLQVKESEIFQKTRDFTITLTQRNEEFENVRKQLIEYEKKVEDLTYEKESELAILRLKMHENTDRFDKMHKDIEDEKNSISESLKEKIIECTNLNKQIGDLNKVLEEYANRAAETQTVLESQELEIVTLKDEISSLEDTLRAASKIEKHVTFSSDTKQAQESGISAASLDKDLLDAVPRAELDLALYMLHQRDVRCEELTMELTQLLEERDTLQLRLSDSLRSYEELKSRCNSAGLDISISSSHEGISDLPTFNIEKERQFVDTHKGQTSRSSSISDPDGDRPKLQAKLSELRSVKHSRDVRFRHESEQRQLGMRLLQRDVANLPAEAVEQLTQAHHTLSRDTQSTPTVLLNWLRGKSTPKVVHM; encoded by the exons ATGTCCGAAAGTacaaacatcaataaaaatCCTGGGCAGGATAAAAAAATTGACGTCTCTGACTCGGATTTAGCAGCGCCAAGTGAAGTGTCCAGTATTGCAGGAAGTGTAACCCAAaacaag CATTCAATCTCTTCAGAGAGGCAGATTAAATTTGAAAGAGCTCAGAAATGCTTAGAAAATGCTGCCCTTGTATCAAAAAGGATTAAAGAACACCGCAAAGCTACTGCTGAACTCTTGGGTCGGCCATTTG AAGAAGATGTTGGAGACACTGCATCTGAAGTGGCAACCACCATAAGTGAAAAAACTAGCTATTCTGTTGCAACTGATACATCTACTGCCATGTCTGTACAAGATGCACTAAACA TTCCTGGAATTAGTGAAAGTCTGGcaaatactttaaaacaaaaggAGATATTAATGGAAAGAATTAAACAGTATAAGGAAATAAGTAAAAGACCAATGAAAAAAGTAGTCCCAACTAGCAGAAGAGATTCAATAACTGATACATTAGATGTCAAAAAG gaTTCTAACTCAACTGACATCACAaaactttcaaatttaataaaagaaaaagataacAGTCTAAGTATAATGCAAGTAAAAATCAAAGCAATGGAAACTACAATTTTAGATTTGCAAGAAAAAATCACAGAGAAAGATCAAATAATAGAAGCGAAAAATAAAGCTACAACATTAATGTCAGATAGTTTGAGCAAAAAAG aaAAAGATACCACAAATTTACTAGAAGATACCAAACAGCAGATGATAAAgatgcaaaataattttatagcaatGGAAACTGAATGGaaagaagaaaaattaaaattaatgaatgaaattgatgaaaaaaatgataaaataaaaaatcttgagGAAGCTAATACAATATTGGAAAATTCAAGATTTGATATCAGTGTTGCTCATTCTAAATTAGCAGAAGAGTTGGACTCCAAAATTAAAGAGATTAATGAATTACAGGATAAAATTAAGCAGCTTGAAGACTTCTCTACAACTGAAGTTAAAGAAGACCAAAAAGATTCTGAAGAAGAAAAAGGAGCTCTTGAAATAAGTAATATGGAAGAATTAACAAAGAAAATTGAGTTGTTGGAACAGATTAATTGTGAATTAAGACATGCAAATAAAGAATTTGAAAGTCAACTTGCTTTAATAAATCAAGAAACAAAAACTAACATTTCACCAAGTAAAAAAGGTAGTCCTCTTCCTGTTCGCAAAGGTGGCAGAAATGCCGCTTCAAAAATGAAGTCACCTTGGAGTCATTTGTCAGCTGAACCTATGCAACAAGAACAAGACAAAAAAGGTAAATCTGATAAACCGAAATTGGATATGATACTTCAGTCtcttaataaagatattttacaaaaagaatatttaatatctgaAAAAAACGCATTAATTTCTGAGcttcaatttgaaaataataaaaaaggagaaATGATAAGTGAATTGCAATCATTAATTgacaaacaaaaagaaaaagaaatgatTGATATTGGCATTTTTGTTGATTTACAACAACCAATAAAAAAAGATGGTGATGGTGATACAGAAACAACGTCGACAAACGTaaaagatttagaaaataaattaatagacgCCCAAAATCAAATAGCCACACTTAGTGATGAAATTGATgtggcaaataaaaatatgattaaagtaaagtctaatttcaaattaaaacttaagCAAATGCAAAAGACGATTGAAAACTTTAGTAAAGTATCTGACGCTAACGGTGAAATAGTAAAGTTAAATGAGGAGATACACCAACTCACACAAAAGGTAGCAGAATTGGAGGAAGAAAAAGGTAACCTTCAACTACATTTGGTCGATTATGATAGTGGAAGAT TGACTGAATcagatgtttataaaaaattagtGGAAACAGAAAATCTAGCCGAGGCAAGACTTAAATCTATAAGTTTACTTGAAACCCAGAAATTTGATTTGGTCCAAG AGCTTCATAGTTTACAACAGAAGAATTTAGAAATGGAAGATAAACTGGCAGATATATCCTTTATTCAAAATGAACAAGTATGTTCAGAAATGAAGTCTGTTCAATTAGAAGAGCAAATTGATCAGTTGCAAGCATCTAAAAAAGAGCTAGATCTGATAATAGATAACTTAAAATTGGATAAAGAGCAATTAAATGGAAGTATAAAAATTCTGCAAGAAGAAAAAGAAGAGTTAATTCAAAAGTTGGATAATTATATTCAAGAAAATATTGAGCTTAGTGACAAACTAGAAAAATTAAGTGCTGAAAAAGTAAGTTCAGCTGAATCGATAGAGATTGTAGAGTCATTAACAACACAAGAGAAACTAGAACTTGAGGAATATAATAAATCTCTTCAAACAGAAAAGAAAATTGAAGATGGTAATTCAGAAAACTACATTTCTCAAAGCCATGagcaaaaagaaaaactaatgGAAGAAAGTAttgaactaaaaaataaaatagaattgttTACAAGTGAAAGACAAGAAGTGAtggaaaaaatgaataatttatcgtTAGAAAATGAATCTTTAAACAAAGATATAAGAGAGTTAAAAGATCAATGTGATAGCTTAAGAAATTGTGTTCATAACCTAGATGACGAAAAGAATAAACTTATTTCTCTAAATGACGAACTAAATCAGCAGATAGATGAGCTTAAACACGAGAAGAGTGAAATATTAAGAGAAACTGCAGAAGCAGTCAAACCATTAAGTGTTGAGGATGTAATAGACGGGTCAGTCGGTGAAACAATACATcaagatgataaaataattggagATAAAGGAGCTAGTAGAATGAAGTCTGTAAAACAGTTAACAAAAGAAATTCTCAAActaaaaaataccataaaagAAAGAGAAGACGAAATTGGTGATTGTCAAATGAAAATACTATCATTGGAAGAACAGCAAGAAAAACATAACGAGATATTACAAAACATTGCAGCGAAGGAGAAAACTATCAATAGGCTAACTGATGAGAATAATCAATTAAAGAAAGAAATAGAAAATCTAAGTAATGAGAACAAAGCAGAACATAATTTACACCTTACACAAACACATGAACTATTGCAAAGTGAGATACAAAAAGTCCATCAAGAATATAATGCAGCTTTAAATGCTCGTGACTCAAGAATTCATGAATTGGAAAACATTTTGTTAGAATATGAAAAACAAGTGATTAACTATAGTAATACTTTGCAACAGAAAGATAAAGAAATGTCAGAATACATAAACCAAATAACTAAGTTAAATGACTTATCACAAAAACTTAAATCTACCGTTGATTTACTTGAAGACGAAAAGGCAAAAGATCAGAACTCGGaacatataaaatctttaaataaacaaatttcgcTTTATCAAAAGACTTTGTCTGACTATGAGGAAAAATTAAGAACACTTGAAGAAGAAAAAGTACAATTACTGTCATTAAAATCCAAACtagaaaataaaagtagcaaCCTCGAATTAGAAATACAAAAATTGCAAGAattgttaaaagaaaaacaaaacctTATTAAAGATACCCAGgtacaacaacaaaaacaagTTGATGAATTATCAACTGTTTTATTACAAGCTAAAGAACGTGATGAAGAAATACATGAAATAAAGTTACAGTTAAGAAAAGAATcaatagaaaatgaaaaattgcATAATATTGTTGTGCAAAAGAGCAATGAAATCAATGAACTCACAAAGTTATATGATAACGCTAAAGATAAATTGAATTCTGTTTCGCTTGATAAAAATGAACAATTATCTGCCgttgaagttaaaaataaagaattgatGGAGAAGTTGAAAAAATTtgctattaatataaagaaaaaatccgCAATGTACTCTGAATTGGAAAATCAATATCACGAAACCCAAAAACAACTCCAAAATAAAACTGAACACTATGAGCAGCTTTTGATTCAAGTAGAAACCATACCTGCATTACAAGAAAAATTGAAACATGCAGAAGAAGAATTCAACCGTTTGCAATCTCAAAAAATTTTACTCGAGCAGAAGTCACaagaaattttacatttacaatcaCAGATCGAAAATTTACGTAAAAACCATGCTAACGATGTAGAAacgattacaaaattaaatgaatcattggatttaataaacaaagatttatattttgctcgtgacgaaaataataaatttacggtGCAAATTGAgagtttgaataataaaatagtggAATTTGAAATTGACCAAAAAAATAATGCCAacttattaactaaattatcATGTTTGGAAGCTGATATAAATCAAAAACTAGAGCAAATTACTGCTTTATCTAGTCAAGttgaaaatttgaatgaaaaGTTAACGCAAGTGCAATTTGGTCATGATGCAAAGGTACAGGAACGTGATATGTATATCGAAAGCTTACAGTCAGAAAtcgataaatacaaaaacagaaTATACCGGCTAGAAGAAAGCATTTCAACTATGGAGAACGGGCGCCAATCTTTAGAACGGAAAGCTGACAATCTGGATATTCAACTACATGAAAAACAGAAAGCTTATAGTGAGTACAGAAATCAAGAAGACGAATTAGTAACTAGATTGGCAGTACTTATCGATAATGATAGAGTTGTTGAAAAACAATTAAAGGAAATCGAAAGTGAAAATAAAGAATTGCACTTCAAAATGCAAAATCTTAATGATGAATaccaaaacatacaaaaattgtataCGGTTTTGCAAAACAGGTATAGTATATTAGAAATGAAGGCATCCAAAGTCGATACTATAGAAACTGATATATCAACATATCAATCGAATATTCGAGAACtagaatcaaatattaaaagaattacaAACGAACATAACACATTGCTAGGACAAAAGAAACGGGACATAGAAGAGTTAGAATCAGAATTTAATACACAAATTGAAAATgctattaaagaaaaaaagcaATTAAGTGAAAAGTATGAAAAAATCAATGATCATGTGTGTAAGCTAGAATCAAAACTAAATGAGTATAAATCTACTATTGAGCGCCAAAACATAAATCTTAATGAGATAGCTCTTGAAAATCAGATGTTAGTTGAAAAATCGGCTCACAAAGATAAAGAAATATCACCTGATTATACAGAACAGTACATAAGcgaaattaataagataaattcaaTGCTCAATTGTAAAAATCAAGAAATTATAGAACTTAGTAATAAAGTACAGCATTTACAAGCTCAACATTTGTCCCAAATATCAgagttagaaaataaaaataccgaattggttaaaaaaatcgaagacgcaaattcacaaataaataatttaatcaaagataTCAAccttttgaaagaaaataacgATCACcttaataatttactaacacAGAAAGATGAACAAATCAAACAGATAATGGataacaaaaaactatttttcgaAATGAACATACCAAAAACTGAAGGAATGACTATTTCATCTACCATAGAAGCTATGGACAATGAATCAAAACCCGTTGATATTTTATCACTTCAATCACAGATAATATCGGACGCTGAACTGCTTCAACCTGACATGCAACTTGTAGTAAAAACCGTATCTGAAAATATCCAGACAAATCCAAGAAAGACGCGTTCAATCTCGGAAGGTGTAACAGAGGAAGTGATTGTACCGAAAAAATCATACCTTTGCTACAAAGAAGATGACGTTAAAGAAGAAAATGATCCTTTTAATTCTGAGGAAGGTTGGGGGCTTGAGAGTACCGAAGAATCAGACGTTATAACACCAGGTTCTTCACAGTTGTATCAACAAATTCAACAGCTTAACGAAACAAATAACAAACTGAAACAAGAAGTAGAAACCTCGAACACTAAACTATTGAAAGCTTTGAAGAAATTAAAAGAGTTAAAAGTTACAAATGATATGCTATCAAAGGAGTTACaattaacaaagaaaatttcTCAATCATCTATGCTTGATATGACTATAGAAAATGAATTATCAAACAATGTTGAAGAATTAGAGAAGAAAGTTCAGGAGCTTAATACAGAccttaataaagaaaaacttgaAAAAGAAGCCTTAAAGAAACAAAACGAAGTGTTCAAAAATGCTAATGACAGATTATTGGAAATGAAAGAGAAAATGGATAACGAGTTAGAAATGTGGAAGTTTCATTTTAAGcaagtaaatgataaattttcttCCTTACAATGGGAAGGTGATGGTAAGGATTCCAGCCCAAATCCGCAGTCTGTATCAAACCAGCGAATCTTTAAAGAAACGAAAGTAAACGAcgagttattaaaattagagaAAGAAAATGATGAATTACAATtgataattgataatataaattccCAAAATAAGGAATTATCCACGCAACAAGAACAATTAAAGggagaaataaatatacttactcaGAAATTACATCAAAAGTCAACTTTAACCTGCGATAACTGCCACAATGTTAATGAGTATAACAAAGAATTAACAGCTCAAAAAGAACTGTTGGAAAGCGAACTAAACTATCATAAACAACAATTAGAAGAAAGAAAATTATGTACTGattgtgaaaaattaaaactgcACATTGACGAACTTAATGATAAATGTAAGAAATTAGAAGAAAATAAGGCAACGCttaatgaaaatttacaaaaaatagaaAATCAATACGGTGAATTATTGACTCAAAATGAccatttaaaagaaattgttGAAGAAAATcagtttacatataaaatgtgtGAGAATGAACTCTTAGACAAAAATCGTTTACTTATAGAAGAAGTTCAATCTCTAAAACTTTTAGAAAACGAAGCCACTTCAAAGATAACTTCATTAAATGCTGAACTTGATAATATAAAGCTTCAAATGACCCAGTCTCCTGAAAAACTCCATGTACAGAACAAACACGAAGTTAATGCTTTCGAACTAGCAGAAAAGTATAGCACTTTGGAAGagcattgtttaaatttaaagcaaaatcTCGATGAAGCAGGTAAAAAGAATTGTGACCTTGAACAGGAAAACAAAAGTTTGTCGGAAAAAGCTATTGATTGTGAAAAACAATTAAGCGATCTTAATGCAAAATTACAAAACCTTAATTCAGAAAACGACCAACTTTTATCAACTGTTACTGAGCTACGTTCGTCAATATCAAGCGCTATGGACCAAAGAGGATTTGAAATTGCTGAATTATGGAAGCAACACTTAGGACAGAGGGAATCTGAGTTTCAACAAATAGAATGTGATCTTAGAACACAATTAACTGCAGCAGAGGCTAAGTATGAACAACTTCTTGAAAATGTTCAGTCATCCAGTCAagaagaaacaaataaaattgttttgtcagAACAAATTAGTTCTTTGCAAAATAAGTTACAAGAAAAAGAGGAACAACTAAGAAGTCTTCAACTTAAATATGCTGAAGTAATAAACGAACTCGATATGCTTCGTTCAGAAATGGAAGATGAGAAAttaatacatgaaaataaaattcttgtCCAACAAGAAGAATATGAAAAAATGCTCCaagaattaaataacaaaaatcaattACGGTGCGACGATTATGAAAGTACACTGAAAAATCTCCGAACGGAATTAGACGCAACCGCATCTGTTAATGTTAACTTAAATCAACAAATTGAGGAAATACgaaatgtttatgaaaataaattagtagacTTGTCTAAGCAACTTCAGGTTAAAGAAAGTGAGATATTTCAAAAAACAAGAGACTTTACAATAACTTTAACACAAAGAAATGAAGAATTTGAAAATGTAAGAAAGCAGTTGATTGAATACGAAAAGAAAGTGGAGGACTTGACCTATGAAAAGGAATCCGAATTAgcaattttaagattaaaaatgcaTGAAAATACTGACCGCTTTGATAAGATGCATAAAGATATTGAAGATGAAAAGAACAGTATCTCTGAATcactaaaagaaaaaattatcgAGTGTACAAATCTTAACAAACAAATAggtgatttaaataaagttttggaGGAATATGCAAATAGAGCTGCGGAAACGCAAACAGTTTTAGAAAGTCAAGAATTGGAAATAGTAACGCTAAAGGATGAAATATCTAGTTTAGAGGATACATTGAGGGCAGCGAGTAAAATAGAGAAACATGTAACATTTTCATCTGATACAAAGCAGGCTCAAGAAAGTGGAATATCAGCAGCTAGTCTGGATAAAGATCTTTTGGATGCTGTACCGAGAGCCGAGTTAGATTTGGCGTTGTATATGTTGCATCAAAGAGACGTACGGTGTGAAGAACTTACCATGGAATTGACTCAGTTACTGGAAGAAAGAGATACGCTACAGCTACGTCTCTCTGATAGTTTACGGTCTTACGAAGAATTGAAGTCGCGTTGTAATTCCGCAGGATTAGATATTTCTATAAGCTCGAGTCACGAAGGAATATCAGATTTGCctacttttaatattgaaaaagagcGTCAGTTTGTCGATACGCATAAAGGGCAAACGTCACGCAGCAGTAGTATAAGTGATCCTGATGGAGATAGACCAAAGCTACAAGCCAA GTTGTCTGAATTGCGTAGTGTGAAACACAGTCGAGATGTGCGCTTCCGACACGAGAGTGAACAGCGGCAGCTAGGCATGCGGCTATTGCAACGTGATGTCGCCAACTTACCAGCGGAGGCGGTTGAACAACTGACTCAAGCTCATCATACACTTT